GAAACCAATTCTTATAAAGCACATGGTAGTTAGTAATGTAAATAACTATTACATATAACAAAACAGTTCTATTGTATCACCTGTAATAACATGAAAAGTATTCCTGCCATTCCATGAGCAGCGCcaagataaattttatcatgCCATTGCCAAAGCAATGGACTTTCTGACTTCATATGTGCGGAGAAACGTTTTCCTGAAGTTATAATTGCACTTGTTACCTTAAAtgacacaatatattatgcaattaTCAAATCTTTTGCTATCTCTGTATGATGCTGTATTGACTGTTCTtagaaacaaaacattttatgcTGAGATATTTCTCTTTTTTAATTCtagaaataaatatgcaaTAGCAAAggtttactttaaaaaatttggGGCCtagatgattttttaaactaaaattatattgtggAACTTAGGACAAAAGCATTTAACCTAGactattagtataatattaaagtttcataaaacatatttcaattcatatttttcatgGGTTCCATTAtattttgagaaataaatcaatataacaTCTCACAGCAGATGgcaagaatattttttttttatagcacttaaattaattactttttcaatatGGCTTGAAGAAATGACATCCTTTCCACTTATATGCTTGTTCACAAATAGAAGTGCATATAAATAGCCCGcttttccatataaaatttcatcaggAGAATCATCAAGAAGTGAAATTAAGTCCATGACCCTAAAAGAAATTTTGcctcattatttaaaatatagtatgtattaggtatattatttttggcaaattttatttataattacaacTAGCTAccctttatattataaaacatccATAGAGCAAAGGAAAAGTTTTCATTTTGTTAAGTTTCTTGCATGCTTGcttctatatttaatttattgttatttttagtatttgttatttaaaggcaacaaatatgtataggtagttaggtacatattattttaaaatttctaatgCCTTTAAGTATCATGGTTCAAGACATACAGCCTACAGTGACAAACTAATGGAGAAGTCTTTGTAAAAGGGTCCATTACCCTTTTGGTACAGAACTCTTAAAAAATACCTTTGAGCCAAATCTTTATAATCTGGTAAATTATTAGGGCGCCTGGTTCCCAGTTTATATGAGATAACCAAAGCTATAGCCAATGGACCTGCATCACCACACAAAAAACTGATTCGGCGACCTCTAAGATTTTCAATATCAACATAGTTGAGTGCTCTCTGAAaagtataatgtttatttatgatattaaaattgatgtacatataaattaatataaaatagctTAATACATACTTAGcacatcatttttattattttctgtacAATAAACTATGCTTACTCTTATACACATACACCTAGCAGTAatgctaaattatttatttgtttacctGCAAGTTTTCATGACTAACTTCATTTTTGCTTGCAGAAGAATATGTCAAATAGTAAAGTGCTAGTCCAGCAGAACCAGTATAAACAGTCccatcataaaatatatcttttcTGTGCTTAGATAGAAGATCTTCTATTTTGGTTGCcttaaaatttatcaatttattctGAAGAACTTCTGAAATCTGtgtacaaataaacatattccTTGAAACATCTTCAGTGGATATTTATGTGAAAAAGTTTCTATTCTATGAGATAATAGATATCATTGAATATTTAAGATATGATATACTGTTACGATTGCGGTTTGACGAATTTaacacaattaatatttttgtttctgggattgtaaataaaaatattcttacacCATCTTTAGAgtcattcaaaatattatttgatgtaCTATTGGTATAATCATTGTATGGACTCTGAAAAGATcctttcccggacattttcaaagatagaaaatttatttcagatcTTCGAAGTTGATAGCATGCCggtaacacataatataacaatttattatattttttataggtacGTAAATCAATTAGCAAAACAACATTAAAGTATTGTTGGACACTTGGTTGGACATCACATGGACATCAATGGACATCACTATTTCCAACCAAAGAGAATACAAATACTACGATACTACACACagataactataatattagtcAGAGAATACTACATAGATTATGTACGAAGTACTTCaagaacttttaaaattattttttattagcgCACAGAGCATGTAATTCACAGAATAAATGCGTTGCCTCCTCCACattactcgcgaagttgaacgaggttagacgaatagaataatgtatagaggcacttcggcttacttcgtccaactttacctcgcctcggccgacttccgtttgttgtcggtttttgcgcccgagtcaaagggcacgaagttacctgaagttcgttctgaatatgaacgtatgcgttcatcgcgaagttgaacgagtgtgtagtatagcaccgcggacttcagtcaacttcggccgagtacttcgccgaagaacttcgcgagtagtgtggaggaggcattaaGCGTGTCAAGAAAACAGTCTAGAAGCCGCGGCGCTGTCGGCGACCGGCATTTACAAAAAACCATAAACAAACGCTCCGTttctaagagcaattaacctatagagtacttgtatcgagcgtatacaatttacatatatttgtttctctctatctaaagaaaacgtcgtatgaaagaatgagacagctatagacaacaagctacgtttcaacatagtcatggcaccatttttactataggtacgtatttagatagatagaaggtgatagtgatgggatgtgcttcaatcgataaaatcgtgaatgtattttgcatttacggtttcgtgaaataataaataataaaaaaacaaaacttataattaatttcagttgaatacattatttgtttaatcctacgtatataataaatgcgaaattatgtgagaagggatgttactctttcactgcggaaccgatcacaatgaaattttgtacatacacacataggttaggttttatcccggaaatcccacgtgaacgggaactgtgcaggattttctttaaaaacgcgggcggaaagttagtacattataaaagaaattttaaaacttgaaatgtaatttaaaataaagaaggaaatgatgataaagttaaaggagtgagaagaaaggcacagtcagcatgaaggaatcatgcagcattttaacaagttaataaaaggacagtcttaatgaaaacattttcctaacatcctactaataaatcgaaagtttgtgaggatggatgtttgttactctttcacgcgaatactactaaaccgattacaatgaaatttggaaaaattacttttgatcccgtaaatccaacaggaatgggaactttgcgggtttttctttgaaaacgcatgtatattaagtatgtatttcaatagtagtttctcatctatgagaactgtcatttaatcaaccgtttaattttcacatagttacacatttaaagtaggtaacttatgtgtaaaaaatttcaaaataaaaattcactctctttaatcaaatgtatttattatctacaggaacaaaaaaaaaaaaacgtaagcgtaagattgcacaattcttctagagtatccatcttgataacacgtaggctcgaaatgcagtgaacacaatattgcaaattgtggcggcgtccaatcaactcatgtctcacgttttatacccattttttatttagctctggaaatctaaaacaaaatgaatttattaataatctgaaagagaaattaataaacaacaaacgaaaactaaaacacatagtgcaaataaaacaaccacgtggtatgttttattttcctgcggtaaaaaatttacatctattatttgcaacaacaactacatttatatctgatttatgaaacaaaataaataaatcaacgttaatatgaaatagattttttgtcataaatcgataatatacgctagatgtgttacaacactacggtggtaaacaaaatgccaaacgtgatattattgtgacgttttttaaaaattatttcattattttatattccacaaccccataaagtgggtaaatgttacagttacaacataaaattacaaaaaagcgcttgataaaaccttcaaataggtttaaaacataaatatttatcaatttgctgaaaatcacttaccgatggaaagatatttttacattgtttttatccaaaactcccattcgactagtgatagccggttgctaaacatacaatagttattttagcacactgacaaataaaaagaaacactgtacactttatattttctaaatatttcgttaaaaacacttgacgcactgagcccaccagctggttggaaaacaaactgactgccggcgcgctacgtttgaagacagtgcagatactctatcgctatctcaatctggcttatgctgttattgactaagagtaagtagattagaaaatatgtattttgttctgtcttaatataagaactctatctataggttaattgctcttagctCCGTTTACTTTCCTCGATAGTGTGAAAACCAAAGAATACTTATACTCTAAAAAGAGGTGAAAACGCTCTAATtccgcgtttccacctgcaactTGCAAGCAGACTTGCAagctgctgtcagacagactgtcggacatttctTGCGGAAGTATTCTAATTTCTTGCAGATGGAAACGCGGCCTAAGGACTACGAGTCTGTCCAGTCTGTCAATGTCGGATCCCGATCCCGCTGCCTTATTACCAACGGATCTTGCAGACGATCAGCAACAACCAAAAATTGTGCAATAGTTGTTGTCAATCGTCTATTTCATATTACGTAAAAGCAGACAACAAGCAGATAATCTGCCGTCAACAGTGCTGCCTCTGTCGAGCAACTGGAAAACTAAAAATGCAGTTGTCGCTAATGTAAACTCAAAGGTTGCTTTGCA
This is a stretch of genomic DNA from Colias croceus chromosome 4, ilColCroc2.1. It encodes these proteins:
- the LOC123691518 gene encoding lanC-like protein 2; the protein is MSGKGSFQSPYNDYTNSTSNNILNDSKDGISEVLQNKLINFKATKIEDLLSKHRKDIFYDGTVYTGSAGLALYYLTYSSASKNEVSHENLQRALNYVDIENLRGRRISFLCGDAGPLAIALVISYKLGTRRPNNLPDYKDLAQRVMDLISLLDDSPDEILYGKAGYLYALLFVNKHISGKDVISSSHIEKVTSAIITSGKRFSAHMKSESPLLWQWHDKIYLGAAHGMAGILFMLLQARSYIKLSELRSFIKPAIDWLISRRFSSGNFPSSVGSSSGDRLVQWCHGAPGFVPLCIAAYQTFEDEKYLKIASQCGEVIWQRGLCTKGYSLCHGVSGNAYAFLQLYQITKKPVHLYRACCFMEWCAVERQGTELHHPDRPASLFEGLLGRIFLSEDIIRPLDSKFPAFCL